One Papaver somniferum cultivar HN1 chromosome 10, ASM357369v1, whole genome shotgun sequence genomic window carries:
- the LOC113315923 gene encoding reticuline oxidase-like, protein MSWGESMAFLSGLDTISELNNRFLKFDERAFKTKVDFTKVSVPLNVFRRALEMLSEQPGGFIALNGFGGKMSEISTDFTPFPHRKGTKLMFEYIIAWNQDEESKIGEFSEWLAKFYDYLEPFVSKEPRVGYVNHIDLDIGGIDWRNKSSTTNAVEIARNWGERYFSSNYERLVKAKTLIDPNNVFNHPQSIPPMMKFEEIYTSKEL, encoded by the coding sequence ATGAGTTGGGGTGAATCCATGGCTTTCTTATCAGGATTAGATACAATCTCTGAACTAAACAACAGGTTCTTGAAATTTGATGAAAGAGCTTTTAAGACTAAAGTTGATTTTACTAAAGTATCGGTACCCCTAAACGTGTTTAGACGTGCACTAGAGATGTTATCGGAACAGCCCGGTGGGTTTATAGCTCTAAATGGTTTCGGAGGGAAAATGAGCGAAATTAGCACTGATTTTACCCCGTTTCCTCACCGGAAAGGTACTAAATTGATGTTCGAATATATAATCGCTTGGAACCAAGATGAAGAATCGAAAATCGGCGAGTTTAGCGAATGGTTAGCGAAGTTTTACGATTATTTGGAACCGTTCGTGTCGAAAGAACCAAGGGTTGGTTATGTTAATCATATTGATCTTGATATTGGAGGGATAGATTGGAGAAATAAAAGTAGTACTACCAATGCTGTTGAGATAGCTAGAAATTGGGGTGAAAGATATTTTTCATCGAATTATGAACGTTTGGTTAAGGCTAAGACATTGATTGATCCAAATAATGTGTTTAACCATCCACAGAGTATACCTCCAATGATGAAATTTGAGGAAATTTACACGTCGAAGGAACTGTAA